In Rahnella variigena, one DNA window encodes the following:
- a CDS encoding acyl carrier protein, whose product MQKQEIYQQISVLLIKLFEIDESDISPQAKLYEDLELDSIDAVDLVVHLQKITGRKIKPEMFKSVRTVQDVVDAIDELLNTPES is encoded by the coding sequence ATGCAGAAGCAAGAAATTTACCAGCAAATTAGCGTCCTATTAATCAAGCTATTTGAAATTGATGAAAGTGATATCAGTCCGCAAGCGAAGCTTTATGAGGATCTGGAATTAGACAGTATTGATGCGGTGGATCTGGTTGTTCATTTGCAAAAGATAACGGGCAGAAAGATTAAACCTGAAATGTTCAAGTCTGTAAGAACAGTTCAGGATGTTGTTGATGCGATTGATGAATTGCTTAACACGCCTGAGTCCTGA